In the Corythoichthys intestinalis isolate RoL2023-P3 chromosome 18, ASM3026506v1, whole genome shotgun sequence genome, aaacctaatcagtTCATTAAAATCGATTCCTCGCACTGGCctaatacatataaatataattttattatacagtatataatttttacattaaagggaacctcggacttaaagacttatgggctctaataaaccacaattgttctcttttaccaaaatatgttattagaaacataaaatatttccattgatttaaaaatcgatatttagtacatgtttttacctaaggagggcgccatgttttatgcgcgcaatggacgctcggagtGTTGacatagtttgtcactgtcactagatgaACACTACCGGGGTTACTGcagttccttctacgcggcgagtacttactatttatgtttttattgagtcttttatcacctattcattgcttcaaaatactttttgcatgtgcttccctcatacttttaagcattgtgttttcttgagagagctttaaagcagatttgttgatctgttgaccacaatagtcacgtagcatatttaaaccacccttatttggtaTTACtagatttaagtattttcttaaggcatctttagtatgttttgtctgtttgcatctaaacaaaacaagctgaaagcgcacggtagtactttaggtgtcaaattcacctcttgtagaACTTTTCGCACATGTAGCTCATTTTGGTAgaacgtttttgttttgttttttgtccgacttgtcttgtctcatcccgtctttcctgttcatttttctcTTGTTGCTCGTttggtgaaatatcaacagtgctgtcatcatgctcattaatgttcctctcgagtTCAAAGTGAAagagttgaacagatgacatgtttatgtcactaaagttatactctggaagcccggcagcgtaaccatgtgacgtcaccgccctgcgacatcaacaagaatggcgaccaactaattttacacaaactgtataaaaacgaaTACATCAAgacgggtttcaatatcaaattattttaactcataattacGTTTAActtctaagaactacaagtctttcaatccgtggatccctttaaatcaCTCTGCTTGTATAATTAATTAGAGGGTATTTTTTGGTTttcggttgaaaaaataaaaggaaTGTTCacgatatacagtacatgacaTTTTTTGGCTAAAATTCCAAATTAATGTGTGTTTAGGATCTGGTGGTGAGCGGTGCTCAGGTGTGTGTGTGCAACAGGTACGGACAGACTCCTCTAGACAAGGCCAAGCCTCACCTCAGGCAACTGCTTCAAGGTACGCAGCGGAATCATGAACTCATTGACGTTAATGCCAGCCAACTACTTTTCAAATATTCGTACGATTATAGATCAGTATAATGAAGTATTGACAAGGCTTGTGTGCTTCATTCATTCAGAGAGGGCCGAAAAACTGGgccagagtttgaccaaagttccTTACAAAGAAACCTTCTGGAAGGGCACCATGAGGACCAAACCTCGTCAGTCAGCGCAAAatttatacatacacacatgttCCTTGATTATAATTTaatatgtttttgtatttttttaatttgctttcAGGTAATGGCACGCTCAACAAGACCGAAATTGATTACAAGCAACTTTCACTACTTGCAAAAATCAATGAAAACCACTCAGGAGAGGTTTGTGTCACCTGACCATATACACTACTGGCCCAAAATATTGGCACCgctgcagttctgtcagataatgctcaatttctcccagaaaatgattgcaattacaaatgctgtggtagtaatatcttcatttattttgcttgcaatgaaaaaacacaaaagagaatgagaaaaaaaaattgatcattatcatattacacaatactccaaaaatgagtcggaaaaaagtattggcaccctttaaaaagTCATGTGATgcctctctaatttgtgtaattaacaacacctgttacttacctgtggcacataacaggtggtggcaatgacTAAATCACACCTgcacccagttaaaatggattaaagttgactcaacttctgtcctgtgtccttgtgtgtaccacattgagcatggagaaaggaaagaagaccaaagaactgtcggaggacttgagaagcaaaattacgaggaagcatgggcaatctcaaggctacaagtccatctccaaagacctgaatgttcttgtgtctaccgtgcgcagtgttatcaataagtgtaaagcccatggcaccgtggctaacctccctagatgtggacggaaaagaaaaatttacgagcgatttcaacgaaagattgtgcggatggtggataaagaacctcgactaatatccaaacaagttcaagctgtcctgcagtccatggGTACAacagtcggcatctgaatgaaagggattctatggtaggatacccaggaaggccccacttctgacccagagacataaaaaagccaggctggagttttccaaaacttacctgagaaagccaaaaacattttggaaaaatgttctctggtcaaataagacaaaagtagagctttttgggaaaaggcatcaacatagagtttacaggaaaaaaaacaaggccttcaaagaaaagaacacggtcctcacagtcaaacatagcggaggttccctgatgttttggggttgctttgctgcctctcgcactggactgcttggcagtgtgcatagcattatgaagtctgaagactaccaacaaattttgcagcataatgtagggcccagtgagaGCAAGctaggtctccctcagaggtcatgggtcttccagcagggcaacaacccaaaacacacttcaaaaagcactagaaaatggtttgagagaaagcactgtagacgtctaaagtggccagcaattagtccagacctgaatcccatacaaCACctctggagagatctgaaaatggcagtttggagaaggcacccttcaaatctttgagacctggagcagttggccaaagacgaatggtctaaaatttcagcagagcattgtaagaaactcattgatggataccggaagcggttgttcgcagttacgtTAGGTATTAggctattaggctgagggtgccaatacttttgtccggcccatttttgaagttttgcgtaaaatgataatgatttaatttttttttattctcttttgtgttttttcattgcaagcaaaatggatgaagatattactaccaaagcatttgtaattgcaatcatttcctgggagaaattgagcattatctgacagaattgcgccggaaaagggtggcatgccctctccgggtcggggatgagatcctgccccaagtggaggaatttaagtatcttggggtcttgttcacgagtgagggtaggagggagtgggagattgataggcggatcagcgcagcgtctgcagtgatgcggactctgcaccggtccgttgtggtgaagaaggagctgagccaaaaagcaaagctctcgatttaccggtcgatctacgttcctaccctcacctatggacacgagctgtgggtcgtgaccgaaagaacaagatcccggatacaagcggccgaaatgagtttcctccgcagggtgtccgggctctcccttagagatagggtgagaagctcggtcatccgggaggggcttggtgtcgagccgctactcctccgcgttgagaggagccagttgaggtggctcaggcatctggttcggatgcctcctggacgcctccctggagaggtgttccgggcgtgtccctaccggcgggaggccccggggtcgacccaggacacgctggagagattatgtcgctcggctggcctgggaacgccttggaatcccgccggaggagctggctgaagtggctggggagagggaagtctgggcttccctgctaaagctgctgcccccgcgaccagaCCCCGGAATAAGtggaagatggatggatggatggatggatggatggatggatggatggatggatggatggatggatggatggatggatggatggatggatggatggatggatggatggatggatggatggatggatggatggatggatggatggaaggaaggaaggaaggaaggatggAAGGATGGaaggatagatggatggatggatggatggatggatggatggatggatggatggatggatggatggatggatggattgattgattgattgcaggggtgccaatacttttggccagcagtgtacccgTGTGTGTTGGTCCAAGTTACTGTTGTGCAAGTGTTGTTCATAGTTGTGTTACATTGTAGGTATATGTATTGTGTAGAGTTGGCAGGGTCGCTGGCAGGGTGATGACGTGGTGGTGAAAGTGTTGCAGGTGAGGGAGTGGAGCACCAGGAAGAGCAGAGACTTCAGCGAGGAGCATCCCAAACTACGGTAAATTATTGAGCTCTACTGCCTGTATTCATGTTTAATTTACAAAAATGGGTAAAAGATATAAAGCACAGTAATAATCAGAAAGGAAAAAAGGACACTGCGATGACCCAAAAGGAACAAAAggcattttcaaaaattaacAGTGGCGAAAGTTCACTGTAGGTTGCTAATCTGTTAGCTTTTTGGTGCAGGATCTTCTCTCACCCCAACATCCTCCCAGTTCTTGGAGCATGTCAGTCCCCGCCGGCCCCACACCCAATCATCATCACACCTTATATGCCAAACGGATCCCTGTACAACCTCCTCCATGAGGGCACCAGTGAGTTTTCCCTCTCCTgtgttttatgaaaaaaagaacgCAGCAAAGACTATTTGTGCATCTTTTCCGCATGGTCTTCAGCTCTCGTGGTGGACCAAAGCCAAGCAATTAAGTTCGCATCAGACGTGGCCAGCGCCATGACCTTCCTACATACGCTGGACCCCATGGTGGCGCGACTGTACCTCAACAGTAAACACATCATGGTGAGGTATTCAAGCAAGTCATGAGGATACTTTAAGTATGTGtttctaaaaaaataatttgaagggAGCACAGGATAATTATAATGAAAGTTAGGTAATGAAAGTTTGGCTAAACACCGCAAAATGTCGTttacttgaaaaaaatccacgtTGCTGTTAATATCAACTGGCAGATTGATGAGGACATGACGGCCAGGATAAGCATGGCGGACGCAAAGTTCTCATTCCAGTGTGCTGGACGCATGTACTCTCCGGCCTGGATGGCCCCAGAAGGTAATAGTATGTTTTTCTACCAAAATTACTAGTccctctcaaaaaattagcatattgtgataaagttcattattttctggaaTGTAAACttcagactttcatatattttagattcattacacacaactgaagtagttcaagccttttattgttttaatattgatgattttggcaaaaaagtcaagaaaaaccaaaaatccccatctcaaaaaatttgcatataatGAAAaggcaccctcaagcaagaggctaagacacaaaaagaaatttctgagcgaataggctgttcccagagtgctgtatcaaggcacctcagtgggaagtctgtgggaaggaaaaagtgtgccaGGAAACGCTACACAATCAGAAGAgtggaccgcaccctgagaaagattgcggagaagggccgattccagaccttgggggacctgcagaaacagtggactgagtctggaggaggaacatccagagccaccgtg is a window encoding:
- the LOC130907093 gene encoding integrin-linked protein kinase-like, producing MDDIFTLCREGNSVAVRLWLDNTENDLNLGDDHGFSPLHWACREGRGGVVDMLIMRGARVNVMNRGDDTPLHLASSHGHVDIVAKLIQCKADPNTVNEHGNTPLHYACFWGQEAAAQDLVVSGAQVCVCNRYGQTPLDKAKPHLRQLLQERAEKLGQSLTKVPYKETFWKGTMRTKPRNGTLNKTEIDYKQLSLLAKINENHSGESWQGRWQGDDVVVKVLQVREWSTRKSRDFSEEHPKLRIFSHPNILPVLGACQSPPAPHPIIITPYMPNGSLYNLLHEGTTLVVDQSQAIKFASDVASAMTFLHTLDPMVARLYLNSKHIMIDEDMTARISMADAKFSFQCAGRMYSPAWMAPEALQKRSEDINRRSADMWSFAVLLWELVTREVPFAHLSPMEIGMKVALEGLRPTIPPGISPHICKLMRLCMNEDPAKRPKFDMIVPILEKMRDK